The Usitatibacter rugosus genome segment GACAAGGCTGGAATCCGACAACGGGCCGGCCGCGTAGAAATGCAATGACATCGCCCACGGACAAGCGCCGCATCCTGGTCCTGTTCCCCGACGAATGGGACCGGGCCATCGCCCAAGATCCCCGCTACCGGGGAACCCACGAATTCCTCTTCGAGGGCTTCGACCTCTTTTCCTTCCCCGAGAACGCGCGCCTGTTCACGTTCGACGCGCTCAAGTTCGCGGAGAAAGTGGCGCGGCGCCACGCGGGCACGGGCATCGAGGCGGTCGTCACGTCCGACGAGCAATTCGGCCCCTTCCTCGCCGCGCTCGTGAGCAAGCGCCTGGGGCTGCTGCACACGCCGCTCGCGGCCGTGCTCACCATCCAGCACAAGTACTACGCGCGGCAGGCGTTCGAACGCATCCTGCCGGGCACGAATCCCGCCTACGGGCTCCTGCGTCGCAACTACAGCAGCCCCGAAGACGTCCCCATCCCGTTCCCGTTCTACATCAAGCCGGTGAAGGCCGCGTACTCGGTGCTCGCCCGGCGCGTGGACTCGTACGCGGAGCTGCGCCGCCATACCGCCTTCGGCTGGTTCGAGCGCGCGATCATCGAGCGCCTCGTGAAGCCCTTCAACGATGTGATGCGCGCCCACTCGAGCTTCGAGGAGGAGCCCTTCAGCATGATCGCCGAGGGCATCCTGCATGGCCGCCAGGTCACGGCCAACGGCTACGCGCGGGATGGCAAGGTCACCATGCTGGGGACGGTCGACTCGGTGATGTACCCCGGCACCGATCACTTCCAGCGCTTCCAGTACCCGTCGTCGCTTCCGCCCGACACCTTGTCGCGCATCGACCAGACGGCGATCAAGCTGCTGGAGGGCCTGGGCTTCGAGCACGGCGTCTTCAACATCGAGCTGCGCATCGACCCCGCGTCGGGCGCGGTGCGCGTGATCGAGATCAACCCGCGCGCGGCGGGCCAGTTCTACGACCTCTTCGAGCGCGTCGACGGCTATTGCCTCTTCGACGTGCTGCTCGACCTCCACGCGGGCCGCGAGCCCGTCGTGCGCCACCGGCAGGGCCGCGACGCGCATGCGGCGAGCTTCGTGCTGCGCGACTTCACCGGCGACGGCCTGTCGCGCTGGCCGGGGCAACGCGAAGTGTCTTCGCTCCAGGCGGCAAATCCCGAAGCCCACCTCATGTTCTATCTCAAGCGCGGCGCCGACCTCGAGCGCGAGATGAAGTGGCTGGGGAGCTACCGCTATGGGACGTTCAACCTGGGCGGGGGCTCGCTGGAGGACCTCTTCCGGCGCTACCAGCAGCTGTGCGCGCAGATCCGCTTCCATCCGCGGGGCCACGTCGAGCCCTCGGTGGAATCGCTGCTGGCCCAGGTCGCCGGCGGCGACTAGCGCGCCACGCCCGGCTCGAAGCGTGCCGGGTCGAATTCGCGGTTCACGAGAGCCGTGAGCACGTGGTCGCGCCACTGGCCGGCGATATACAAATAATTCTTCGCGTAGCCCTCACGCTCGAAGCCCAGGCGCGCGAGCAGCTGGCCGCTCCGCTCGTTCGTGGGGATGTAGTTGGCCATGATGCGATGCAGCCCCATCTCGTCGAACGCGAAGGCGTTCAGCGCCTCGAGCGCCTCGCGCATCAGGCCGCGGCCCTCGTGGTCACGGGCGATCTGGTAGCCCAGGTGGCACGCCTGGAAAGGGCCGCGCACGATGTTCGTGTAGTTGCAGGTGCCGAGGACGGGACCCGATTCGGGACCGGGCGGCTGCAGCACGAAGCGCGCGGAGATGCCCGACTCCCACTCCACCTCGGCGCGCTCGAGGCGCTCGTGCCAGTACTTCGGCTCGAAGAAGCCCGGCGCGGGAGGCGGTGACCAGCGGTCAAGGTGGCCTTCCCAATTCTCGGTGAAGAAGCGCGCGACGGCGCCGGCCATCGAGGGGCGCCCGAGGCGCAGCGCCAGGCGCGGCGTGACCAGCTCGGGAAGGGCGGCGGGCACGGAGCTCACTTCAGGCGGCGAAGATCCGCCACTGCTGCGGCCAGCCCTCCATGGGTGCGCGCTTGAAGCCGCTCTTCGCGAACTGGTGCCAGCGGCCGATCACGAAAGCGAGGAGCGTGTTCGCGTAGGCATTCACGTCCCAGTCGGCGGGAAGCTGCGAGGCGTTCACCGCGAGGCGCGCGCTCTGGCGCAGGCTCGCCTCGAGGCGGTCGAGCAGCTGGTTCACGCGGGCCTGCAGGCGGTCGTCC includes the following:
- a CDS encoding GNAT family N-acetyltransferase, yielding MPAALPELVTPRLALRLGRPSMAGAVARFFTENWEGHLDRWSPPPAPGFFEPKYWHERLERAEVEWESGISARFVLQPPGPESGPVLGTCNYTNIVRGPFQACHLGYQIARDHEGRGLMREALEALNAFAFDEMGLHRIMANYIPTNERSGQLLARLGFEREGYAKNYLYIAGQWRDHVLTALVNREFDPARFEPGVAR
- a CDS encoding ATP-grasp domain-containing protein; its protein translation is MTSPTDKRRILVLFPDEWDRAIAQDPRYRGTHEFLFEGFDLFSFPENARLFTFDALKFAEKVARRHAGTGIEAVVTSDEQFGPFLAALVSKRLGLLHTPLAAVLTIQHKYYARQAFERILPGTNPAYGLLRRNYSSPEDVPIPFPFYIKPVKAAYSVLARRVDSYAELRRHTAFGWFERAIIERLVKPFNDVMRAHSSFEEEPFSMIAEGILHGRQVTANGYARDGKVTMLGTVDSVMYPGTDHFQRFQYPSSLPPDTLSRIDQTAIKLLEGLGFEHGVFNIELRIDPASGAVRVIEINPRAAGQFYDLFERVDGYCLFDVLLDLHAGREPVVRHRQGRDAHAASFVLRDFTGDGLSRWPGQREVSSLQAANPEAHLMFYLKRGADLEREMKWLGSYRYGTFNLGGGSLEDLFRRYQQLCAQIRFHPRGHVEPSVESLLAQVAGGD